GTGTACCTTTCAAAAAGACGATAATAAGGTAATTTAAATTTAGTTGTGGGTTTCACTTCGAGGTGAAGTACATTGCCAACATAACTCAAAGCTACCATCGTTCATTTCATGACATTGTACACATTGCCAAGAAGGTTGTTCGACATCTAGCGAAGCTAACAAGGCTTGGGAGGCAGTTAACTGCTCACAATCAACCCAGAGTTCCACGGTTTGCATATCAACAGGAAGTTCCCCTACGCCGCCCATTAGGGCCTCACCGCGCACATCGACACTAATCCCGCTGCTTTCTAACAGGCCTTTCCAAGTATGAGCTTGAAGTAAATTTCCACCTGTTAATAATACTTTGCGTTGTTCCATTATTATTATCCTACTGCGCTGCACTGACTGATAATTTAATTCGGTATCCATAAAGCAAGATACGATACACCATCCCATTAGCTAGAACTTTTTCAACATCCTACTGGCAAAGCTAATCAGTGTCGAGTCGATAACGGCTTAAAAGCTAACAAATTAACAACATTCAATTAAAGGGGTTCAAATTGTTTTTCTCTGACTTGTCCCCGGTCAAAAAAAAAGCCACTTCATTGATATGAAGTGGCTTTTTCTGCTCAACTTGTTAACAGTTAAGGCATCATTGAAGGCTGATCTGCACCTTCTTTTTCAATCTCAACTGGCATCATATGTTCA
This Shewanella aestuarii DNA region includes the following protein-coding sequences:
- a CDS encoding DUF2007 domain-containing protein; this translates as MEQRKVLLTGGNLLQAHTWKGLLESSGISVDVRGEALMGGVGELPVDMQTVELWVDCEQLTASQALLASLDVEQPSWQCVQCHEMNDGSFELCWQCTSPRSETHN